One Phocaeicola dorei genomic region harbors:
- the trpB gene encoding tryptophan synthase subunit beta — protein MKTYQVNKEGYYGEFGGAYIPEILHRCVEELKNAYSKVLESEGFKKEFHQLLHDYVGRPSPLYLANRLSEQYGCKIYLKREDLNHTGAHKINNAIGQVLLAKRMGKKRIIAETGAGQHGVATATVCALMNMQCIVYMGKTDVERQHINVEKMKMLGAEVRPVTSGNMTLKDATNEAIRDWCCHPADTYYVIGSTVGPHPYPDMVARLQSVISEEIKKQLKEQEGREYPDYLMACVGGGSNAAGTIYHYIDDERVQIVLAEAGGKGIDTGFSAATIQLGKMGIIHGAKTLVIQNEDGQIEEPYSISAGLDYPGIGPMHANLAKQQRALVLAINDDEAIRAAFELTRLEGIIPALESAHALGALDKMRFKPTDIVVLTVSGRGDKDIETYLKESSTRASLQ, from the coding sequence ATGAAAACTTATCAGGTAAACAAAGAAGGTTATTATGGCGAATTTGGCGGGGCCTATATTCCCGAAATCCTTCATCGCTGTGTGGAAGAGTTAAAAAATGCCTATTCCAAAGTATTGGAAAGTGAAGGATTCAAAAAAGAATTCCACCAGTTACTACACGACTATGTGGGACGCCCTTCACCTCTATACCTGGCAAACCGGCTAAGCGAACAATACGGCTGTAAAATCTACCTGAAACGTGAAGATTTGAACCACACCGGAGCACACAAAATCAACAATGCCATCGGCCAGGTGTTACTGGCAAAACGTATGGGGAAAAAACGTATCATTGCAGAAACCGGAGCTGGACAGCATGGTGTGGCCACCGCCACGGTATGCGCTTTGATGAACATGCAATGCATTGTTTACATGGGCAAGACCGATGTAGAACGCCAGCATATCAATGTAGAAAAGATGAAAATGCTGGGAGCCGAAGTCCGCCCGGTCACTTCCGGCAACATGACACTGAAAGATGCTACAAACGAAGCCATCCGCGATTGGTGTTGCCACCCTGCAGATACTTACTATGTCATCGGCTCTACCGTAGGCCCTCATCCCTACCCTGATATGGTGGCACGTCTGCAATCCGTTATCAGCGAAGAAATCAAAAAGCAGCTGAAAGAACAGGAAGGAAGGGAATATCCCGATTACTTGATGGCTTGTGTAGGAGGAGGAAGCAATGCGGCAGGAACCATTTATCACTATATAGATGATGAACGTGTGCAGATTGTCCTGGCCGAAGCAGGAGGCAAAGGCATAGACACCGGTTTCTCGGCCGCTACCATCCAACTGGGGAAAATGGGAATTATCCACGGAGCAAAGACCTTGGTTATCCAAAACGAGGACGGACAAATAGAGGAACCTTACTCCATCTCTGCCGGTCTGGATTATCCGGGCATAGGCCCCATGCATGCCAATCTAGCCAAACAGCAACGCGCTTTGGTACTCGCCATAAACGATGATGAAGCCATCCGTGCCGCATTTGAACTGACCCGGCTGGAAGGTATTATTCCTGCATTGGAATCGGCTCATGCATTGGGAGCACTGGACAAAATGAGATTCAAGCCAACGGATATAGTGGTTCTCACCGTATCAGGACGCGGAGATAAGGATATTGAAACCTACTTGAAAGAATCCAGCACAAGGGCCTCCCTGCAATAA
- a CDS encoding 4'-phosphopantetheinyl transferase family protein produces MPLYRTYSEGEFLLGIWKSDETTEQLLASLEHKDWYREKLAVFSEKRKHEWLSVRVLLKALCGEEKEIAYYSSGRPYLKDGSRYISISHTRGYVAVALHSSCEVGMDIEQYGTRVRKVASRFIRSDEESTMMEGDEVYALLLHWSAKEALFKLMGVEEVDFIRHLRIFPFSLSEEGEFEACEYRTGRQGRYRVRYVTHPDFVLTWIIK; encoded by the coding sequence ATGCCTTTATACCGTACTTATAGCGAAGGGGAATTTCTGCTTGGAATATGGAAGTCTGATGAAACAACGGAACAACTGCTGGCATCATTGGAGCATAAAGACTGGTATAGGGAGAAACTGGCTGTTTTTTCCGAAAAACGGAAGCATGAATGGTTGTCGGTACGTGTGCTGCTGAAGGCTTTGTGTGGAGAAGAAAAGGAGATAGCTTATTACTCTTCGGGAAGGCCTTATCTAAAGGATGGAAGCCGGTATATCAGCATCTCGCATACTCGCGGTTATGTAGCGGTGGCGCTTCATTCTTCCTGTGAGGTGGGAATGGATATAGAGCAGTATGGAACCAGAGTGCGGAAAGTAGCTTCCCGTTTTATTCGTTCCGATGAAGAGTCCACAATGATGGAAGGAGATGAAGTTTATGCTTTGTTGCTCCATTGGTCGGCCAAGGAGGCACTGTTCAAACTGATGGGAGTAGAGGAGGTGGATTTCATTCGTCATCTTCGTATTTTTCCTTTCAGCCTGTCGGAAGAGGGGGAGTTCGAGGCATGCGAATATCGTACAGGCCGGCAGGGACGTTACCGGGTCCGTTATGTCACTCATCCCGATTTTGTATTGACTTGGATTATAAAATAA
- a CDS encoding anthranilate synthase component II — translation MKTVIIDNYDSFTYNLSHLVKELGAEVTVLRNDAFQLEELEKFDKIILSPGPGIPSEAGLLLEVIKRYAGKKPILGVCLGEQAIGEAFGGKLTNLSEVFHGVQTPISIKKNQLKDKGEKTDYIFNGLPDEVPVGRYHSWVVDTDGFPECLEITAVSREGLVMALKHKEYDIHGIQFHPESVLTPDGKTMIANFLNA, via the coding sequence ATGAAAACAGTAATTATAGACAACTATGACTCATTTACCTACAACTTGAGTCATTTGGTAAAAGAACTGGGAGCCGAAGTTACCGTATTACGTAACGATGCTTTCCAACTGGAAGAATTGGAAAAATTCGATAAAATCATTCTTTCACCCGGTCCCGGTATTCCATCAGAAGCAGGCCTGCTGCTCGAAGTAATTAAAAGATATGCCGGCAAGAAACCGATTCTGGGTGTATGCTTGGGAGAACAGGCCATAGGAGAAGCTTTTGGCGGCAAACTGACCAATCTGAGCGAAGTATTTCATGGCGTACAGACCCCCATCTCAATTAAAAAGAATCAATTAAAAGACAAAGGAGAGAAAACCGATTACATTTTCAACGGACTGCCGGATGAAGTGCCGGTAGGACGTTATCACTCATGGGTGGTAGATACGGACGGTTTCCCTGAGTGCCTTGAAATAACCGCAGTAAGCCGGGAAGGTCTCGTTATGGCATTGAAACATAAAGAATACGATATCCACGGCATCCAGTTTCATCCCGAATCCGTACTAACCCCCGATGGTAAAACCATGATAGCCAACTTTCTAAACGCATAA
- a CDS encoding sensor histidine kinase — protein MTIELSSHVLSFNKKLFLSVISLFIAFAICFMAFQYRREKEYKIELLNTQLQNYNDRLNDFLRGRDTLNIQQLDDYVCEHTFEDLRVTLINKNGTVIYDNLEKDPSHFENHHNRQEIKEAITYGSGYSINRQSESLGGEFFYSAKYYPNLDYIIRSALPYNVSLMRHLKADSHYVWFTLIISLILIIIFYRFTHKLGMSITKLQQFAMKADRNEPIDTDMQDTFPKNELGEISQHIIQIYKRLHQAKEDLYIEREKLITHLQISHEGLGVFNHRKEEILVNNLFTQYANLISDKNLSSTEEIFSIPELQPITRFITKNKERSIGKGEKRMSLNIDKNGRIFAVECIIFQDDSFEISINDITQEKEQALLKKQLTQNIAHELKTPVSSIQGYLETIVNNPTLPREKINAFLERSYAQSNRLAHLLRDISVLTRMEEAPNMIETEPVNLTTMMRNILNEVTLELEEKQITAHNMLPERLTVQGNSSLLYSIFRNLTDNAIAYAGSHISVTIRCFREDERFYYFSFSDTGVGVDPEHLSRLFERFYRVDKGRSRKLGGTGLGLAIVKNAVILHGGTIFAKNTPGGGLEFIFTLSKE, from the coding sequence ATGACTATTGAATTATCCAGCCACGTCCTGTCATTCAACAAGAAACTATTCTTGTCGGTAATCTCCTTATTCATAGCATTCGCCATCTGTTTCATGGCATTCCAATATCGCAGGGAGAAGGAATACAAAATAGAGCTGCTGAACACACAACTCCAGAATTACAACGACCGCCTGAATGATTTTCTCCGTGGCAGGGATACGCTGAATATTCAACAATTGGACGACTATGTATGCGAACACACCTTTGAAGATCTACGTGTGACACTGATCAACAAGAATGGTACTGTAATTTATGATAATCTGGAAAAAGATCCCAGCCACTTCGAGAACCACCATAACCGTCAGGAAATAAAAGAAGCCATCACTTATGGCAGCGGCTATTCCATTAACAGACAATCGGAAAGCCTGGGCGGTGAATTTTTCTATTCGGCCAAGTATTATCCTAACCTGGACTATATCATTCGTTCGGCCCTTCCCTATAATGTCAGTCTGATGAGACACTTGAAAGCAGACTCCCATTATGTATGGTTTACACTGATAATCAGCCTGATATTAATAATTATATTCTACCGGTTCACACATAAATTGGGAATGTCTATCACCAAATTGCAACAATTCGCCATGAAAGCCGACCGCAATGAACCGATAGACACTGATATGCAGGATACCTTTCCCAAAAACGAACTGGGCGAGATATCCCAACATATCATCCAAATTTACAAACGTCTGCATCAGGCAAAAGAAGATTTATATATCGAACGCGAGAAACTGATCACCCATCTCCAAATCTCGCACGAAGGTTTAGGCGTATTCAACCACCGCAAAGAAGAGATTCTGGTAAATAACCTGTTCACACAATATGCCAACCTTATCTCAGACAAAAATCTGAGTTCTACGGAAGAAATCTTCTCCATCCCCGAATTGCAGCCCATCACCCGTTTCATCACAAAAAACAAGGAACGCAGTATCGGCAAAGGAGAGAAACGGATGTCATTAAACATAGACAAAAACGGACGTATCTTTGCCGTGGAGTGCATTATCTTTCAAGATGACAGCTTTGAAATCTCCATCAATGACATCACTCAGGAAAAGGAGCAAGCACTTCTGAAAAAACAACTGACACAGAACATTGCCCACGAATTGAAAACCCCTGTAAGCAGCATACAGGGATATCTGGAAACCATAGTAAACAACCCTACCCTGCCCCGTGAGAAAATCAATGCTTTTTTGGAGAGAAGCTATGCACAAAGTAACCGGCTGGCACATCTGTTACGGGATATCTCCGTACTTACCCGCATGGAAGAAGCTCCGAACATGATCGAGACAGAACCGGTAAACCTCACCACCATGATGCGGAATATCCTGAACGAAGTAACTTTGGAACTGGAAGAAAAGCAGATCACTGCCCACAATATGCTGCCTGAAAGACTGACCGTACAAGGCAATTCTTCCCTGCTATATTCCATCTTCCGGAATCTGACGGACAACGCCATTGCATACGCAGGAAGTCATATTTCCGTAACCATCCGCTGTTTCCGTGAAGACGAACGTTTTTACTATTTCAGTTTCTCGGACACAGGCGTAGGAGTAGATCCCGAACATCTAAGCCGTTTGTTCGAGCGTTTCTACCGGGTGGACAAAGGACGTTCACGCAAACTGGGCGGCACAGGCCTGGGACTGGCCATTGTGAAAAACGCTGTCATTCTGCATGGAGGAACCATTTTCGCCAAGAACACCCCCGGTGGAGGTCTGGAATTCATATTTACACTGAGTAAAGAATGA
- a CDS encoding phosphoribosylanthranilate isomerase, which translates to MIIKVCGMREPENIRAIEQAGADWMGFIFFPQSVRHVSHRPEYLPEQCRRIGVFVNESSENILLKAQEFGLHHIQLHGRETPEQCRKLKAAGLGIIKVFSIAREIDLRPVGCYEGICDYFLFDTACSGYGGSGKTFNWNILQAYRGKTPFLLSGGLRPGSLSSLLQFKHEQWAGIDLNSGFETAPALKDAAAVHTFINQLKQKIQ; encoded by the coding sequence ATGATTATCAAGGTATGCGGTATGCGCGAGCCCGAAAACATACGCGCCATAGAGCAAGCCGGAGCAGACTGGATGGGATTCATCTTCTTCCCCCAGTCTGTCCGCCACGTATCACATCGTCCGGAATACCTGCCGGAACAATGCCGCCGGATCGGAGTCTTCGTCAACGAAAGCAGCGAAAACATCCTGCTGAAAGCACAGGAATTCGGTCTGCACCATATCCAGTTGCATGGCAGGGAAACACCGGAACAATGCCGCAAATTAAAAGCCGCCGGATTAGGAATCATTAAGGTGTTTTCCATTGCACGGGAAATTGACCTGCGACCCGTCGGCTGTTATGAGGGCATTTGCGATTACTTTCTTTTCGACACTGCCTGTTCCGGATATGGCGGTTCCGGCAAAACTTTCAACTGGAATATCCTGCAAGCCTATCGGGGAAAAACGCCTTTCCTGCTGAGTGGCGGCCTCCGTCCCGGCAGCCTTTCCTCTCTGTTGCAGTTCAAACATGAACAGTGGGCAGGCATCGACCTGAACAGCGGATTCGAGACTGCTCCGGCTCTGAAAGACGCCGCCGCCGTCCACACATTTATAAACCAATTAAAACAAAAAATACAATGA
- the trpA gene encoding tryptophan synthase subunit alpha → MNRINQLFSIKQKDILSIYFCAGFPTLEGTASTIKVLEKKGINMIEIGIPFSDPMADGPVIQHAATRALKNGMTLKLLFDQLKDIRKEVQIPLVLMGYLNPIMQYGFKDFCRTCRETGIDGVIIPDLPFKDYMEEYRSIAEEQDVRIIMLITPETSEERIRLIDEHTDGFIYMVSSAAITGAQKDFNAQKQAYFQRIADMNLRNPRMIGFGISNKQTFETASAHAAGAIIGSKFVTLLDEENGNAEKAADKLLEALKN, encoded by the coding sequence ATGAACAGAATCAACCAGTTATTCAGTATCAAGCAAAAAGACATCCTCTCTATTTATTTTTGCGCAGGCTTTCCTACTTTAGAAGGTACGGCAAGCACCATCAAAGTCCTGGAAAAAAAAGGGATTAACATGATTGAAATCGGCATTCCTTTCAGTGACCCGATGGCTGACGGTCCCGTTATCCAGCACGCCGCCACCCGCGCCTTGAAAAACGGCATGACACTGAAACTTCTTTTCGACCAACTGAAAGATATCCGTAAAGAAGTACAGATTCCGCTGGTGTTGATGGGATATCTCAATCCCATCATGCAATATGGATTCAAGGATTTCTGCCGCACTTGCCGGGAGACGGGAATCGACGGGGTGATTATCCCCGACTTGCCTTTCAAAGATTATATGGAGGAATATCGTTCCATAGCCGAGGAACAGGATGTGAGAATCATCATGCTCATCACTCCGGAAACCAGCGAAGAACGTATCCGCCTGATTGATGAACACACCGACGGTTTTATCTATATGGTATCTTCCGCCGCTATCACCGGTGCTCAAAAAGATTTCAACGCACAGAAACAAGCCTATTTCCAACGCATCGCCGACATGAATTTACGCAATCCCCGCATGATAGGTTTCGGAATTTCCAATAAACAAACCTTCGAAACCGCATCCGCTCATGCCGCAGGAGCCATCATCGGCAGTAAATTCGTGACCTTATTGGACGAGGAAAACGGGAATGCGGAAAAAGCGGCAGACAAGCTGCTGGAAGCTTTGAAAAACTGA
- a CDS encoding asparaginase produces the protein MIQSEYPSVLLIYTGGTIGMIENPETGALEAFNFDQLQDNVPELKRFNYRISSYQFNPPIDSSDMEPALWAKLVKIIKYNYDNFDGFVILHGTDTMAYTASALSFMLENLSKPVILTGSQLPIGMLRTDGKENLITSIEIAAAKHPNGTAIVPEVCIFFENHLLRGNRTTKINAENFNAFRSYNFPSLATAGIHIKYEYDRIHKADPNLPLKPHYLYDTNVIILTLFPGIQENMISNILHTPGLRAVVLKTYGSGNAPQKPWFIELLRDATSRGIIIVNISQCSTGTVEMGRYETGLHLLDAGVISGYDSTVESVLTKLMFLLGHGKSEREIRYQMSIPVAGEFTKS, from the coding sequence ATGATACAGAGTGAATATCCTTCCGTTTTGCTAATATACACAGGCGGTACGATCGGCATGATTGAAAATCCTGAGACAGGTGCACTAGAAGCCTTTAATTTCGACCAGTTACAAGACAATGTTCCCGAATTGAAGCGGTTCAACTATCGCATCTCCTCTTACCAATTCAATCCCCCCATTGACTCTTCGGATATGGAACCTGCCTTGTGGGCCAAGTTAGTCAAGATCATCAAATACAATTATGATAATTTTGACGGGTTCGTCATTCTGCACGGTACAGACACCATGGCATACACCGCTTCAGCGCTCAGCTTCATGCTGGAAAACCTGAGCAAGCCGGTTATCCTGACTGGCAGCCAGCTGCCCATCGGCATGTTGCGCACCGATGGAAAGGAAAATCTGATCACTTCCATAGAAATAGCCGCTGCCAAACATCCGAACGGCACTGCTATTGTACCCGAAGTATGCATCTTCTTCGAAAACCATCTGTTGCGCGGAAACCGTACCACAAAAATAAATGCGGAGAATTTCAATGCGTTCCGTTCATACAATTTCCCTTCGCTGGCGACAGCAGGCATCCACATAAAATATGAATATGACCGTATTCACAAAGCCGATCCCAATCTGCCATTAAAACCACACTATCTTTATGATACCAATGTAATTATACTGACCCTTTTCCCGGGCATCCAGGAAAACATGATCAGCAATATCCTGCATACACCGGGATTACGCGCAGTGGTATTAAAAACCTACGGTTCGGGCAACGCTCCGCAAAAGCCATGGTTCATCGAACTTCTAAGGGATGCCACTTCACGGGGAATCATCATTGTCAACATCTCCCAATGCTCTACCGGAACAGTGGAAATGGGAAGATATGAAACCGGACTCCATCTGCTGGACGCAGGGGTCATCAGCGGCTACGACAGTACGGTGGAATCCGTTCTAACCAAACTGATGTTCCTTTTGGGACACGGAAAAAGTGAAAGAGAAATACGTTACCAAATGAGTATTCCAGTAGCCGGAGAGTTTACGAAATCATAA
- the trpC gene encoding indole-3-glycerol phosphate synthase TrpC, producing MTDILTEIIACKQIEIELQKAAISKEMLINNCNEPMPRISMRASLASSPYGIISEFKRRSPSKGWIKEDAQADTIPPAYEAAGASALSILTDEKYFGGTLKDIRSARPHVQLPILRKDFIIDEYQLYQARIVGADAILLIAAALKKEQCKALALKAHELELEVLLEIHNEQELEYIDENIDMVGVNNRNLGSFHTEVENSFRLAEKLPEEMLRISESGISSPETVKQLRAAGFRGFLIGENFMKTPAPGEALKEFITKLEKC from the coding sequence ATGACAGATATATTAACAGAAATCATCGCCTGCAAGCAGATCGAGATCGAACTGCAAAAGGCTGCCATCAGCAAAGAAATGCTGATAAACAATTGTAACGAACCCATGCCACGTATCAGTATGCGTGCCAGTCTTGCCTCTTCTCCTTACGGCATCATCTCCGAGTTCAAGCGTCGCTCCCCCTCCAAAGGATGGATAAAAGAAGACGCACAGGCAGATACTATTCCTCCCGCTTACGAGGCGGCCGGAGCCTCCGCACTTTCCATCCTCACCGATGAAAAATACTTCGGCGGCACTCTGAAAGATATCCGTTCGGCACGCCCCCACGTGCAACTTCCCATTCTAAGGAAAGATTTCATTATAGATGAATACCAACTTTATCAGGCACGCATCGTAGGAGCGGACGCTATCCTTCTTATAGCCGCCGCTTTGAAGAAAGAGCAATGCAAAGCCCTGGCCCTCAAAGCCCATGAACTGGAACTGGAAGTCCTGCTGGAAATCCACAACGAGCAAGAACTGGAATATATAGACGAGAACATTGACATGGTAGGAGTCAACAACCGTAATCTGGGAAGCTTCCACACAGAGGTGGAAAACTCTTTCCGCCTGGCGGAAAAACTACCCGAAGAAATGCTCCGGATCTCTGAAAGCGGCATCTCCAGCCCCGAAACAGTTAAACAACTCCGAGCTGCCGGCTTCCGAGGCTTCCTGATAGGGGAAAACTTTATGAAAACACCCGCACCTGGAGAAGCCTTAAAAGAATTTATAACCAAACTAGAGAAATGTTAG
- the trpD gene encoding anthranilate phosphoribosyltransferase, whose protein sequence is MKAILSRLFNHEELTRKEAKNLLLNITRGMYNDAQIAALLTVFQMRGIKVEELIGFREALLTTRIPIDFSAYTPIDIVGTGGDGKNTFNISTCACFIVAGAGYHVAKHGNYGATSVSGASNVIEQHGVKFTNNPDKLTRSMEECGMVYMHAQLFNPAMKSVGPVRKALQVRTIFNLLGPLVNPCLPAYQLLGVADLPQMRLYTNVFQKLGIGFAVVNNLDGYDEISLTDEFKVMTNRYETIYKPSELGFSLARQEELYGGNTPEEASKIFNNVLENKATKAQTDCVLINASFAIQAMEPAKPIEECVAIARESLESGKALNTLKKFVELNS, encoded by the coding sequence ATGAAAGCTATATTATCCCGCCTCTTCAATCACGAGGAACTGACCCGAAAAGAAGCAAAGAATTTGCTGCTCAACATAACCCGGGGAATGTATAACGACGCACAGATAGCCGCTCTGCTGACCGTTTTCCAAATGCGCGGCATCAAAGTAGAAGAATTGATAGGTTTCCGTGAAGCATTGCTCACCACCCGCATACCTATAGACTTTTCCGCTTACACCCCTATTGATATTGTAGGTACAGGCGGTGATGGAAAAAATACCTTCAACATCTCTACTTGCGCCTGCTTCATTGTAGCGGGAGCCGGATATCATGTTGCCAAACATGGCAACTATGGCGCGACTTCCGTCAGCGGAGCCAGCAATGTCATCGAACAACACGGCGTAAAATTCACTAATAATCCGGATAAGCTGACCCGTTCTATGGAAGAATGTGGAATGGTCTATATGCATGCCCAGTTGTTCAATCCTGCCATGAAAAGTGTAGGCCCTGTCCGCAAAGCACTGCAAGTACGTACCATATTCAACCTGCTAGGTCCGCTGGTTAATCCATGTCTTCCGGCTTACCAACTTCTAGGGGTCGCCGATCTGCCGCAAATGCGCCTTTACACCAACGTATTCCAGAAACTAGGCATTGGCTTTGCCGTAGTAAACAACCTGGACGGTTACGACGAAATCTCACTGACCGATGAATTCAAAGTGATGACCAATCGCTACGAAACCATCTACAAGCCATCCGAACTGGGTTTCTCCCTTGCCAGACAAGAAGAGCTCTATGGTGGGAACACTCCCGAAGAAGCGTCAAAAATCTTCAATAACGTACTGGAGAACAAAGCCACCAAAGCCCAGACAGACTGTGTGCTGATTAATGCTTCTTTTGCCATACAAGCCATGGAACCGGCCAAACCGATAGAAGAATGCGTGGCCATCGCCCGTGAATCATTGGAAAGCGGAAAAGCATTGAATACATTGAAAAAATTTGTGGAACTGAACAGTTGA
- a CDS encoding response regulator transcription factor: MNDYRILVVDDEEDLCEILKFNLENEGYFVDTANSAEEALKMELTQYDLLLLDVMMGEISGFKMANMLKKNKATASIPIIFITAKDTENDTVTGFNLGADDYISKPFSLREVIARVKAVLRRTSPTQGKEVQEQLQYKGLLVDITKKKVSIDGIEISLTKKEFEILLLLLQNKGRVFSREDILAKVWQEEVYVLDRTIDVNITRLRKKIGEYGKCIVTRLGYGYCFECE; the protein is encoded by the coding sequence ATGAACGATTACCGCATTTTAGTAGTTGACGATGAAGAAGATCTATGCGAGATTCTTAAATTCAATTTAGAAAACGAAGGGTATTTTGTGGATACAGCAAACTCCGCCGAAGAAGCCCTGAAGATGGAACTGACCCAATACGACTTGCTGTTGCTGGATGTGATGATGGGAGAAATTTCAGGATTCAAAATGGCGAACATGCTGAAAAAGAATAAAGCTACCGCTTCTATTCCCATTATATTCATCACTGCTAAAGATACTGAAAACGATACTGTGACAGGATTCAACCTGGGAGCCGACGACTATATCTCGAAGCCATTTTCACTGCGCGAAGTTATAGCACGCGTCAAGGCTGTCCTTCGACGTACCAGTCCCACACAGGGAAAAGAAGTGCAGGAACAATTGCAATACAAAGGGCTTTTAGTCGACATCACCAAGAAGAAAGTCAGCATAGACGGTATAGAAATTTCCCTGACAAAAAAAGAATTCGAAATCCTGTTGCTGTTGTTACAAAACAAAGGCCGCGTATTCTCACGCGAAGATATTCTGGCTAAAGTATGGCAAGAGGAAGTCTATGTGCTGGACCGTACCATTGACGTCAACATTACTCGCCTGCGTAAGAAAATAGGCGAATACGGAAAATGCATCGTCACCCGCCTAGGATACGGATACTGTTTTGAATGCGAATAA
- a CDS encoding anthranilate synthase component I family protein, with translation MKTFTYTTRYKTILGDLHTPVSTYLKVRDIFPQSALMESSDYHGSENNRSFIGLNPVASIGINHGIATATYPDGSMEEHPITEHFRADHAISDFLNRFKVSGEYNNYCGLYGYTTFNAVRYFEHINVKDSRDPKNDAPDMLYILYKYLIVFNDFRNEMLLLEMLQDGEDSHLDYVEKAIHNRNYTTYDFRAVGETTSTLTDEEHKANIRKGIAHCMRGDVFQIVLSRRFIQRYEGDDFKLYRALRSINPSPYLFYFDFGGFRIFGSSPETHCKIENGRATIDPIAGTTRRNGDKKIDAELTANLLADPKENAEHVMLVDLARNDLSRNCHDVQVEFYKEAQYYSHVIHLVSRVSGELNPKANPIKAFIDTFPAGTLSGAPKVKAMQLISEYEPHSRGAYGGCIGFIGLNGTLNQAITIRTFVSRNNELWFQAGGGIVAKSNEEYELQEVNNKLGALKKAIILAEQM, from the coding sequence ATGAAAACTTTTACCTATACCACCCGATACAAAACCATACTGGGTGACCTACATACACCGGTCAGTACTTATCTGAAAGTACGCGACATTTTCCCACAGAGTGCGCTGATGGAAAGTTCCGACTATCATGGAAGTGAGAACAACCGTTCTTTCATCGGACTGAATCCTGTAGCCAGCATCGGAATCAACCATGGCATAGCCACTGCCACCTACCCTGACGGCAGCATGGAAGAACATCCCATCACCGAACATTTCCGGGCAGACCATGCGATCTCCGATTTTCTGAATCGTTTCAAGGTAAGCGGAGAATACAACAACTACTGCGGACTGTATGGTTATACCACGTTCAATGCCGTACGCTACTTCGAACATATCAATGTAAAAGACAGCCGTGACCCTAAGAACGATGCTCCGGATATGTTGTATATCTTATATAAATACCTGATCGTCTTCAATGACTTCCGCAATGAAATGTTATTACTGGAAATGTTGCAGGACGGTGAGGACAGCCATCTGGATTATGTGGAAAAAGCAATCCACAACCGTAACTATACCACTTACGACTTCCGTGCCGTGGGCGAAACTACCAGCACCCTGACCGATGAAGAGCATAAGGCGAACATCCGCAAAGGCATTGCCCACTGTATGCGCGGTGATGTTTTCCAAATCGTCCTTTCACGCCGTTTTATCCAACGTTACGAAGGAGATGATTTCAAACTTTACCGTGCTTTACGCAGCATCAACCCGTCCCCCTACTTATTTTACTTCGATTTCGGGGGCTTCCGTATTTTCGGTTCCTCTCCCGAGACCCACTGTAAAATAGAAAACGGACGTGCCACCATCGACCCTATCGCCGGAACCACCCGCCGCAACGGAGACAAGAAAATAGATGCTGAACTCACCGCCAACCTATTGGCTGATCCCAAAGAAAATGCAGAACACGTAATGCTGGTAGATCTGGCACGCAATGACTTGAGCCGCAATTGTCACGATGTACAAGTAGAATTTTACAAAGAAGCTCAATATTACAGCCACGTCATTCATCTGGTAAGCCGGGTCAGTGGCGAACTGAACCCCAAAGCCAATCCCATCAAAGCATTTATTGATACTTTCCCGGCCGGAACTCTGAGTGGCGCTCCGAAGGTAAAAGCCATGCAACTGATCAGCGAATACGAACCTCACAGCCGTGGAGCCTATGGAGGTTGCATCGGATTTATCGGGCTGAACGGCACATTGAACCAAGCTATTACCATTCGTACATTCGTCAGCCGCAACAACGAACTATGGTTTCAAGCCGGTGGCGGCATCGTAGCTAAGAGCAATGAAGAGTACGAGTTACAAGAAGTAAACAACAAACTGGGAGCACTTAAAAAAGCAATCATCCTGGCAGAACAAATGTAA